A region from the Cannabis sativa cultivar Pink pepper isolate KNU-18-1 chromosome 9, ASM2916894v1, whole genome shotgun sequence genome encodes:
- the LOC115721891 gene encoding flavonoid 3'-monooxygenase, producing MSSNTKIDIMYGVRRGEVRKSIRYLFQNINTPVDIGRLAFQTTMDTVINMTIGASLEGDDVAIDIGQFKKAVEDLVLINGKFNISDVFPVLKWFDIQGMARESTKIFQMFEAVFDKAITKRKNTLNDPVPKAFTRKDFLQYLMELHEDQTSETPITITEIKALLTDTFLAATDTTTTTVEWAMAEILNKPVVLNKIQEELKQVVGLNNNVEDSHLSKLTYLNAVLKETLRLHPPVPFLVPRKSSQSAIVGGYTIPKGATIFLNVWSMQRDPNVWNNSLEFLPERFCGDKIQGDIDYNFSGHQNFNYLPFGSGRRICAGISLGEKMVMHLLASFMHCFDWKLPVGTKVEFLDKFGLVLKKQTPLAAIPTPRFSDIDIYLH from the exons ATGTCAAGCAATACCAAAATTGATATTATGTACGGTGTGAGAAGGGGAGAGGTGAGAAAATCCATCAGGTACCTCTTCCAAAACATAAACACCCCAGTTGATATTGGGAGGTTGGCGTTTCAAACTACAATGGATACTGTCATAAACATGACGATTGGTGCTTCCTTAGAGGGAGATGACGTTGCTATTGATATCGGTCAGTTTAAGAAGGCGGTTGAGGATCTCGTTTTGataaatgggaaatttaataTCTCTGATGTTTTCCCAGTGCTTAAGTGGTTCGATATACAAGGAATGGCAAGGGAGTCAACAAAGATTTTTCAAATGTTTGAAGCCGTGTTTGATAAAGCCATAACTAAACGAAAGAATACTTTGAATGATCCAGTGCCCAAGGCGTTCACAAGGAAGGACTTTTTGCAGTATCTTATGGAGCTTCATGAGGATCAAACTAGCGAAACTCCTATTACCATAACTGAAATCAAAGCCTTGCTTAcg GACACTTTCTTGGCAGCAACAGACACTACAACAACCACAGTTGAATGGGCAATGGCAGAGATATTAAATAAACCAGTGGTATTGAATAAAATTCAAGAGGAACTCAAACAAGTTGTTGGGCTGAACAACAATGTAGAAGACTCTCATTTATCAAAACTAACCTACTTGAATGCTGTCCTTAAGGAGACTTTACGTTTACATCCACCAGTACCCTTTTTAGTACCTCGTAAGTCAAGCCAATCTGCTATTGTTGGTGGCTATACTATACCCAAAGGAGCTACTATTTTTCTAAACGTTTGGTCCATGCAAAGGGATCCTAACGTTTGGAACAACTCATTGGAGTTTTTACCTGAGAGGTTCTGTGGAGATAAAATCCAAGGAGACATTGATTATAACTTTTCAGGTCATCAAAATTTCAACTATCTTCCATTTGGATCAGGGAGAAGAATATGCGCTGGAATTTCTTTAGGAGAGAAGATGGTGATGCATTTATTGGCTTCTTTCATGCATTGCTTTGACTGGAAATTGCCTGTTGGTACTAAGGTTGAATTCTTAGACAAGTTTGGGTTAGTTCTTAAGAAACAAACTCCTTTAGCCGCCATTCCCACCCCTAGGTTTTCTGATATAGACATATACCTACACTAG